The nucleotide sequence GCGCTCGCGATCCTCGAGCTCGACGATGTCGTTGTTGATCTCGACGGTGGCCGCCGGCTCCATGAACAGCGTGGCGCCGGTCGTCGAGCTGCCGTGGACGATGCCCGGCACGTTGCCGCGATGCTCGGCGCGCACCATCAGGACGAAGCGGCCGTTCCGCTCGGTGACGACCTCGTCCTGGAGGTACTTCGCCGAGCTGCCGCGCGTGAACTGCTCGAGCGTGCCGCGCAGCTTCTGGCGCTTCTGACGCAGCTCGTTGCGGATGCGCCGCAGCTCGGGGCTGGCCTGATCCAGCACGTCGCCGCCCGGATCGATGGCGTAACGCACCGCTGCGACTTCGTCCTTGAACGACGTGACGTGGGCGACGAGGCCGCCGAGGATGGGGAAGTCGCCGCCGGCCCGGCGCACGCTGACGCCGGCCTGGTCCACCGAGTCCACGAAGTCCGCCAGCATCCGCAGTTGCAGCGGTTCCAGCGGACGCCCGATGATCGCCAGCGACGCCAGTGCCTCGGGCAGGCTGTCGCCGGCGCGCAGGGGGAACAGGGGATGGCGCTCGAGAAAGCGCACCGTTTCGCTGGTCGCCGCCTGTGCGGCGACGACGGCCGTCGGATCGGTTGACGGCTCGAGCGCCGACAGCGCCGCCGCGCCCAGCGGCGTCAGGGCCAGCGCGGTGACGGCATCGACGATGCGATCGAACTCTAGCGTGCGGGTAGCTAGCATGATGATTTGGTGATTTGGTGATCTCGTGAATTGGTGATTTGTGATCAGGATTTGCGGATTTGGTGATTTGGTGATCCGCCGGCTCGGGGCGGCAAATCGCCAAATCCCGAAGTCGTCAAATCCCGATTGCAAATCTCCAAATCACCAAATCTCCAAATCACTAAATTCGCTACAAATGGTTGATCATCGACGCGATACACCCGGCGCCGTAGCCGTTGTCGATGTTCACCACCGACACGCCGTTGGCGCACGAGTTCAGCATCCCGAGCAGCGCCGCGATGCCGCCGAAGCTCGCGCCGTAGCCGACGCTGGTCGGCACCGCGATCACCGGCACGCTCACCATTCCCGCCACCACGCTCGGCAGGGCGCCTTCCATGCCGGCGACGACGATGATCACCCGCGCGGATTCGAGGCGGGCGCGTTGTTTCAGGATGCGGTGGATGCCGGCGACGCCGACGTCGTACAGCCGATCCACCGTGTTCCCCATCAACTCGGCGGTGACCGCCGCTTCTTCGGCCACCGGCAGGTCCGACGTTCCGGCCGAGCAGAGCGCGATGGTTCCGGCTCCGGCCGGCATCTCCCGCTTCACGGTGATGGCGCGGGCGACCGGGTGATATTCGGCTTCAGGCACGGCGGCTTGAACGGCCTGCCACGCCGCGTCGTCGGCCCGCGTCACCAGCAGCGGATGGCCCCGCCCGACGATCTGCCCGGCGATGGCGGCAATTTGCGACGGTGTCTTGCCCAGGCCGAGCACCACTTCGGGAAAGCCCTGACGCATTGAGCGATGGTGATCCACCTTCGCAAACCCGAGGTCCTCAAAGGGCTGGTCGCGAAACACCCCGAGGAGCCGTTCGTACGCGTCAGTGGTTTCGGTCCGGCCGAGGCGAACCTGCTCGAGGAGGGCGCGGAGTTCTGCGGGTGTCATGCCGATTCGATCTGTGTTGTGGACATTGCCAAGGACACTTCATCATAGATGACGTCTTGAAGGCATTGGATCGACTCCGGCAACTTGCCACCACCCGGCGCCCGCCACCGCTGCGCTGGCGGTTGATGGATCGGTACGGTGAATTGCCTCCCGCGTCGCGGCTCGTCCGGGACGGTCTGCGGCGCGAGGTCAGCCCATCGTGGCCTCAACCACTGCTGTTGGCGCACGACGGCGTGGCACCGAGCTTCGAGCCGGTAGGGACGTTTCACGGCGCGCTCATCGTCTTCTCTCGGGCCACCGTGCTCGACGACAAGGGGTTCATCGAGCTCACCGACGGGTCGCTGTTCGTGGAACCGGTGTGGCATCCCGACAACGTGTTTCCGAGCGCCGCCTACCGGCGACGGCGGTTGGTTCCGCCGCGGCGCCAGCAGGGGCCATGGTTCAGTTGCCTGCTGTTCTTCGCGCACGGGTACTTCCATTGGCTGTGCGACGTGCTGCCGCGATTCCATCGCGTGCTCGAGCTGCTGCCGGCCGGCACGCGATTCCTGGTGCCCTGGGCGATGGAACCGTGGCAGTGGGACGCGTTGGCCGCGGTCGGCGTCGATCGCGCGCGGTGTGTCCAGTTCTCCCCGGGCCGCGGCTGGGTGTTCGACGAGCTCTACTACGCGCCTCCCGCGGCAATGACCGGTGATCACGATCCCGAGGCCATTGCGTGGGTGCGCCAGGCCGTGCTCGCCGCGGTCGGCGTCGATCCGGCCCCGACCGCCGGCGAGAAACTGTATGTGACGCGGCGCCTCGCGGGCCGTCGCCGGATCACCAATGAAGCGGAACTCTGGGGCGGCCTGGAGGCGGCCGGATTCCGGATGGTCGAGGCCGAACGGCTGTCGTTTGCCGACCAGGTGCGCCTGTTCGCGCGGGCCCGGGTTGTGGTTGGCCCGCACGGCGGCGGGCTGACCAACATCGCCTGGTGCCGGCCCGGGACCAGGGTGGCCGAGATTTTCAGCCCGGCATCCGCTGGAAGTCGCTGTTTCTGGACGCTTTCCGCCGCCCTCGGGCACGACTACGCCGCGCTGATTGGCCAGGACGCCAAGGGGCTGCTGAGCCGGTCCGACATCGATTGCCCGCCGTATTTCGCGGATCGGATTCTTCGCTGGGCTTTCCGGGACGAATCGACCACCGCCCGGCCGTTGCCCGCGGCTGCACTTTCGTAGGCTTTTCGCGGTCACCGCAATCCGCTATCGTCCGTGTTTTGTTGACTTTACTGGCGGTCGATTCTTATAATAATGGACTGGATTAAGAGGCAGAAGCCTCCTTCATAGATGACCGTAGTCGAAACACTCATACTCGCTTTATATTTCTTCGTACTCCTCATCCTGGCCGTGTACGGATGGCACCGGTACTACTTGGTGTATCAGTACATGAAGCACAAGCACGAGCAGCCCGTTCCGAAGGGCGCGTTCGACGAGCTGCCCGTCGTCACCATCCAGCTCCCGCTCTACAACGAGATGTACGTGGTCGATCGGCTGATCGACGCGGTGTGCCAGATCGACTACCCGCGCGAGAAGCTGGAGATCCAGGTCCTGGACGACTCCACCGACGAGACGCGGCAGATCACCGAGCTGGCCGTGCGTCGCCACGCGCTGCAGGGCATCGACATCAAGTATCTCCACCGCGAAGACCGCACCGGCTACAAGGCGGGCGCGCTCGATGAAGGCCTGAAGGTGTGCCGCGGCGAGTACGTCGCGATTTTCGACGCCGACTTCATTCCGAAGCCCGACTTCCTGATGCGCTCGGTGCACTACTTCACCGATCCCAAGGTCGCGCTGGTGCAGGCGCGCTGGGGCCACATCAACGAAGACTACTCGCTGCTGACGAAGATCCAGGCCGTGCTGCTCGACGCGCACTTCGTGCTCGAGCACGGCAGCCGCAATCGCGGCGGCTGCTTCTTCAACTTCAACGGTACCGCCGGCATCTGGCGCAAGGACGCGATTGCCGACGGCGGCGGCTGGCAGCACGACACCTTGACCGAGGACCTCGACCTCAGCTACCGCACGCAGCTGCGCGGCTGGCAGTTCGTGTTCGTGCAGGATCACGTTGCCCCCGCCGAATTGCCGGTGGAGATGAACGCGTTCAAGTCGCAGCAGCATCGCTGGGCGAAGGGCTCCATCCAGACCTTCATGAAGCTGATGCCGCGCATTCTGCAGTCGGATCAGCCTTTCAAGGTGAAGGCCGAAGCGTTCTTCCACCTGTCGGCCAACTTCAACTACCCGCTGATGTGCGTGCTGTCGGTGCTGATGGCGCCGTCGATGGTCATCCGCTACAACATGGGTTGGTACGAGATGTTGCTGATCGACATCCCGCTGTTCTTTGCGGCGACCGCGTCGGTGGCCAACTTCTACATGGTCTGCCAGCGTGAGTTGTACCCGGACACCTGGACCGAGCGGTTGAAGTACCTGCCGTTCCTGATGTCGATTGGCATCGGCCTCGCCGTGAACAACACGCGCGCGGTGTTCGAGGCGCTGTTCCACAAGCCGAGCGAGTTCGTGCGCACGCCGAAGTACGCGGTCGAGGCCAACGGCGACGAGTGGAGCCAGAAGAAGTACCGCCAGTCGGTGGCGGTGCAGCCGATGATCGAACTGGCGCTGGGCCTCTACTTCACCGCCACGCTGTTCTACGCGCTGGCCAACGGCATCTACGGCACGGTGCCGTTCCTGATGCTGTTCCAGGTCGGCTTCCTCTACACCGGCATGCTGTCGCTGCTCCAGCAGTACGGCGGCGATTCGGCCGTCGAAGTCGTGCAGGGCAAAGAAGCCTGAACCGGTTCAGAGGTTCTCGGGTTCAGAGGTTCTAAGGGCGGCCAGGTGGCCGCCCTTGCCGTTTCCGGACCCTGCCCGGGCCACGCAACCGTTGGCGCCCTGCCGTCGTCTATGCTTTCGGGAACAAGGTGAACCGCATGCCAAAACGACTGGTCGAGTTGCTGTCGGCGTTACTGGTGGCCATGGCCGCGCTGCCCGCGTCGGCGCAGGACTTCAAGGTGCCGGTGGACTACTTCACGCTGCCCAACGGGCTGAAGGTCGTGGTCAGTGAAGACCACGCCGCCCCGGTGGCGCTCGTTGAGGTGATGTACAACATCGGCTTCCGGGTCGAGCCCAAGGGGCGTACCGGCTTTGCCCACCTCTTCGAGCACATGATGTTCCAGGGCTCGGCGCAGGTGAAGAAGATGGAGCACGTCTCCCTCATGCAGGAGGCCGGCGGCGTCGTCAACGGCTCGACGCGGTTCGACTACACCAACTACTACCAGTCGCTGCCGGTGAATGCCCTCGAACGCGCCCTCTGGCTCGAGGCCGATCGCATGCGTTCGCTCGACGTCAGCGCCGAGAACCTCAAGAACCAGCAGAACGTGGTCAGCGAAGAGGTGCGCGTCAACGTGCTCAACCAGCCGCATGGCGGGTTCGAGTGGATCGAGATCTGGGGGCGCGCCAACACCAATTGGCACAACGCCCACAATTTCTACGGCGACCTCAGTGAGCTCGAGGCCGCCACCCTCGAGGACGTCCGCAGCTTCTTCAAGACCTACTACGCGCCGAACAACGCGGTGCTGGTGGTGGTCGGCGACACCACGGCAGCCGAGGTGCGGCGCCTGGCCGAGAAGCACTTCGGCTCGATTCCGCGCCAGCCGGTGCCGCCCCCAGACGATGTTTCCGAGCCGCCGCAAGCCGCCAGCCGGCATTTTGCGCGCGAAGACAAGCTCGCCCGCACCCCGGCCCTGGCCGCCGCGTGGCACCTGCCGGCGCGCATGTCGAAGGACTTTTTCGCGCTGAGCGTGCTCGATCCACTGCTCAACAGCGACGACAGCGCGCGGATGTATCGCAAGCTGGTGCGCGACGAACGCCTGGCGATGGCGTCGCAGGGCGGCTTCAACTTCCTGGGCAACAACTTCGACATGAAGGGGCCCATGCTCTACACCATGCGGGTCGATTACCTGAACGA is from Vicinamibacterales bacterium and encodes:
- a CDS encoding cellulose synthase family protein, with translation MTVVETLILALYFFVLLILAVYGWHRYYLVYQYMKHKHEQPVPKGAFDELPVVTIQLPLYNEMYVVDRLIDAVCQIDYPREKLEIQVLDDSTDETRQITELAVRRHALQGIDIKYLHREDRTGYKAGALDEGLKVCRGEYVAIFDADFIPKPDFLMRSVHYFTDPKVALVQARWGHINEDYSLLTKIQAVLLDAHFVLEHGSRNRGGCFFNFNGTAGIWRKDAIADGGGWQHDTLTEDLDLSYRTQLRGWQFVFVQDHVAPAELPVEMNAFKSQQHRWAKGSIQTFMKLMPRILQSDQPFKVKAEAFFHLSANFNYPLMCVLSVLMAPSMVIRYNMGWYEMLLIDIPLFFAATASVANFYMVCQRELYPDTWTERLKYLPFLMSIGIGLAVNNTRAVFEALFHKPSEFVRTPKYAVEANGDEWSQKKYRQSVAVQPMIELALGLYFTATLFYALANGIYGTVPFLMLFQVGFLYTGMLSLLQQYGGDSAVEVVQGKEA
- the larB gene encoding nickel pincer cofactor biosynthesis protein LarB, producing the protein MTPAELRALLEQVRLGRTETTDAYERLLGVFRDQPFEDLGFAKVDHHRSMRQGFPEVVLGLGKTPSQIAAIAGQIVGRGHPLLVTRADDAAWQAVQAAVPEAEYHPVARAITVKREMPAGAGTIALCSAGTSDLPVAEEAAVTAELMGNTVDRLYDVGVAGIHRILKQRARLESARVIIVVAGMEGALPSVVAGMVSVPVIAVPTSVGYGASFGGIAALLGMLNSCANGVSVVNIDNGYGAGCIASMINHL
- a CDS encoding glycosyltransferase family 61 protein, which translates into the protein MDRYGELPPASRLVRDGLRREVSPSWPQPLLLAHDGVAPSFEPVGTFHGALIVFSRATVLDDKGFIELTDGSLFVEPVWHPDNVFPSAAYRRRRLVPPRRQQGPWFSCLLFFAHGYFHWLCDVLPRFHRVLELLPAGTRFLVPWAMEPWQWDALAAVGVDRARCVQFSPGRGWVFDELYYAPPAAMTGDHDPEAIAWVRQAVLAAVGVDPAPTAGEKLYVTRRLAGRRRITNEAELWGGLEAAGFRMVEAERLSFADQVRLFARARVVVGPHGGGLTNIAWCRPGTRVAEIFSPASAGSRCFWTLSAALGHDYAALIGQDAKGLLSRSDIDCPPYFADRILRWAFRDESTTARPLPAAALS
- a CDS encoding pitrilysin family protein, with the protein product MPKRLVELLSALLVAMAALPASAQDFKVPVDYFTLPNGLKVVVSEDHAAPVALVEVMYNIGFRVEPKGRTGFAHLFEHMMFQGSAQVKKMEHVSLMQEAGGVVNGSTRFDYTNYYQSLPVNALERALWLEADRMRSLDVSAENLKNQQNVVSEEVRVNVLNQPHGGFEWIEIWGRANTNWHNAHNFYGDLSELEAATLEDVRSFFKTYYAPNNAVLVVVGDTTAAEVRRLAEKHFGSIPRQPVPPPDDVSEPPQAASRHFAREDKLARTPALAAAWHLPARMSKDFFALSVLDPLLNSDDSARMYRKLVRDERLAMASQGGFNFLGNNFDMKGPMLYTMRVDYLNDKTADQVLAAIESVLAEVREKGITPAELEQAKTTIRSGFLDDLESGGMPRFGRANLLAAFALFDDDPGRINTILGELEKVTLDDVKAAAGRWLVPANRTSIDSRPAPKPAAGGAR